One Scophthalmus maximus strain ysfricsl-2021 chromosome 9, ASM2237912v1, whole genome shotgun sequence genomic region harbors:
- the sox3 gene encoding transcription factor Sox-3, producing the protein MYNMMETELKTPLPQSNSGSGAKNNSASDQERVKRPMNAFMVWSRGQRRKMAQENPKMHNSEISKRLGADWKLLTDAEKRPFIDEAKRLRAMHMKEHPDYKYRPRRKTKTLLKKDKYSLPGGLLPPGANAVNNSVSVGQRMDGYAHMNGWTNSAYSLMQDQLAYPQHHSMNSPQIQQMHRYEMAGLQYPMMSSAQTYMNAASTYSMSPAYTQQTTNAMGLGSMASVCKTEPSSPPPAITSHSQRACLGDLRDMISMYLPPGGDSAEHSSLQSSRLHSVHPHYQSAGTGVNGTLPLTHI; encoded by the coding sequence ATGTACAACATGATGGAAACCGAGCTCAAGACCCCGCTGCCGCAGTCCAATTCGGGCTCCGGCGCAAAGAACAACAGTGCCAGCGACCAGGAGCGTGTGAAGCGGCCCATGAACGCCTTCATGGTGTGGTCCCGGGGACAGCGGAGGAAGATGGCCCAGGAGAATCCCAAAATGCACAACTCCGAAATCAGCAAGCGACTTGGCGCTGACTGGAAACTTCTGACCGACGCTGAAAAGCGGCCATTCATCGACGAGGCCAAGCGCCTGCGCGCCATGCACATGAAGGAGCATCCGGATTATAAATACCGTCCCCGCAGGAAGACCAAGACCTTGCTTAAGAAAGACAAGTATTCTTTGCCCGGGGGACTGTTGCCGCCGGGAGCCAACGCCGTCAACAACTCGGTGTCGGTGGGCCAGCGGATGGACGGCTACGCGCACATGAACGGCTGGACGAACAGCGCGTACTCCCTCATGCAGGACCAGCTGGCCTACCCTCAGCATCACAGCATGAACAGCCCCCAGATCCAGCAGATGCACCGGTACGAGATGGCGGGGCTGCAGTACCCGATGATGTCCTCGGCGCAGACCTACATGAACGCGGCCTCCACGTACAGCATGTCCCCGGCGTACACGCAGCAGACCACCAACGCCATGGGCCTGGGCTCCATGGCGTCCGTGTGCAAGACCGAGCCGAGCTCGCCGCCCCCGGCCATCACGTCCCACTCCCAGCGGGCGTGCTTGGGGGACCTGAGGGATATGATAAGCATGTACCTGCCCCCCGGCGGGGACAGCGCGGAGCATTCCTCCCTGCAGAGCAGCCGGTTACACAGCGTCCACCCGCACTATCAGAGCGCAGGGACTGGCGTCAATGGGACGCTACCTCTCACCCACATCTGA